A region of Nostoc sp. 'Peltigera membranacea cyanobiont' N6 DNA encodes the following proteins:
- a CDS encoding Uma2 family endonuclease, which translates to MVAIPNSSYISPEDYLKEEETSPIKHEYRQGEVYAMTGASNTHVIISGNLFAMLRNHLRGSGYQTYISDTKAHIESINIYYYPDVMVSCDQRDKAFNNFLRYPSLIVEVLSPTTEAFDRGDKFADYRQIESLQEYVLVSQTRLNVECFRRNSERQWVLYPYGKEDIIHLASVDFRCAVADLYEDVTFESP; encoded by the coding sequence ATGGTCGCAATTCCAAATTCTAGTTATATTTCCCCAGAAGACTACCTCAAAGAAGAAGAAACTAGTCCTATCAAGCATGAATATAGACAGGGAGAGGTTTATGCAATGACAGGAGCAAGTAATACTCATGTAATTATTAGCGGGAATCTCTTTGCTATGCTGAGAAATCATTTGCGTGGGAGTGGTTATCAGACTTATATCTCAGACACCAAAGCACATATTGAGTCCATTAATATCTATTACTACCCCGATGTGATGGTAAGTTGTGACCAACGAGATAAAGCTTTTAATAACTTTCTGCGTTATCCCAGCTTAATTGTAGAAGTACTATCTCCAACAACAGAAGCCTTTGACCGAGGCGATAAATTTGCTGACTACCGACAGATAGAGTCACTTCAGGAATATGTACTTGTGAGCCAAACTCGCTTAAATGTTGAGTGCTTTCGCCGCAACTCAGAGAGACAATGGGTACTTTATCCCTATGGAAAAGAAGATATCATTCATCTGGCAAGTGTAGATTTTCGGTGTGCTGTTGCAGATTTATATGAGGATGTTACTTTTGAATCACCCTAA